The proteins below come from a single Eucalyptus grandis isolate ANBG69807.140 chromosome 3, ASM1654582v1, whole genome shotgun sequence genomic window:
- the LOC120292104 gene encoding uncharacterized protein LOC120292104, with translation MDYPITREGVFALSFCNPWAAASSSLPLQSELLARALDNLNELPIFCSCGWREKLGFPRGRSLLLVPWRSPSPFWRSHRLGVPVSLCIRRLLLPCFPVLLCSWPCLLVRLLAVQRRRQCLLGVSQGAGVSTGPFLRRYSDYGLAIYTTSELSCQIFAVHGHNSSVCSMVSASFWHMGQSGSAFHEGIGVSPT, from the exons ATGGATTACCCAATTACTAGGGAGGGAGTTTTCGCGTTGAGCTTTTGCAATCCA TGGGCAGCAGCTTCCAGTTCACTTCCTCTTCAGTCAGAACTCCTCGCACGAGCGTTAGACAATCTGAATGAACTTCCCATCTTCTGTTCGTGCGGCTGGAGAGAAAAGTTAGGGTTTCCAAGAGGGAGATCGCTTCTGCTTGTTCCGTGGAGATCGCCTTCACCGTTTTGGAGAAGCCATCGATTAGGCGTCCCCGTGAGTCTCTGCATACGCAGGCTATTGCTGCCCTGTTTTCCGGTACTCCTCTGTTCTTGGCCATGTTTGCTGGTGCGGCTTCTTGCTGTACAAAGGAGGCGTCAATGTTTGCTCGGAGTGAGTCAGGGGGCGGGGGTTTCCACCG GGCCTTTCCTTCGAAGATATAGTGATTACGGTCTTGCCATATACACCACAAG CGAGTTGTCTTGCCAGATTTTTGCTGTCCATGGACATAACAGCAGTGTATGTTCAATGGTCTCGGCTTCTTTTTGGCATATGGGACAAAGTGGGTCAG CATTCCATGAAGGCATTGGAGTATCCCCTACTTGA